In one Epinephelus lanceolatus isolate andai-2023 chromosome 19, ASM4190304v1, whole genome shotgun sequence genomic region, the following are encoded:
- the naif1 gene encoding nuclear apoptosis-inducing factor 1: protein MASVAKKRKMNFSEREVEIIVEEIEKQKHTLVNHFNAGVTHMAKNNAWADILKKVNAVTTCPRELSEVKKKWSDMKTEVRRKVAQARAAIEATSADCTPVPVILTAMQQRICNLLGEATIISLPAGDSDAEITLPVTVNAATTVTLAETLPAGSGTVCDETKPLNTETTYHTLEDGGVVEYCTTTVSDSTPTVVTAVEAPVEMLASSSASPPPPQGQAKPQELKSRIALNSARLLQEQRVTNVHIRQIAQHLEGQNELLQMMRRSQEAQAFAQERQAQALEGTQAALLALVQMLRPALKDLRKFLQSGTEVANSSSLAAGATADGAGTEEQSRPKTPPPPPQQAEETQ from the exons ATGGCATCGGTCgcgaaaaagagaaaaatgaatTTTTCGGAGAGAGAGGTGGAAATTATTGTGGAAGAAATAGAGAAACAAAAGCACACACTGGTTAACCACTTCAATGCTGGAGTCACCCACATGGCAAAGAATAACGCGTGGGCAGATATCCTGAAAAAGGTGAACGCCGTCACCACCTGTCCCAGAGAGTTGTCCGAGGTGAAAAAGAAGTGGTCTGACATGAAGACGGAGGTCCGGCGGAAAGTCGCCCAGGCGCGGGCTGCTATAGAGGCAACCTCCGCTGACTGCACTCCAGTTCCCGTCATCCTCACTGCGATGCAGCAGAGGATCTGTAACCTCCTGGGGGAGGCCACTATCATCAGCTTACCTGCAGGAGACTCGGATGCTGAGATAACTTTACCTGTTACAGTCAACGCCGCCACCACCGTCACACTGGCAGAGA ccCTTCCAGCTGGCTCAGGTACAGTCTGTGATGAAACGAAGCCACTGAACA CTGAAACAACTTACCACACCCTGGAGGATGGAGGTGTGGTGGAGTATTGCACCACCACTGTAAGCGACTCCACTCCCACTGTGGTGACAGCCGTTGAGGCTCCAGTGGAGATGCTGGCCTCATCCTCAGCTTCCCCGCCTCCGCCACAGGGTCAGGCCAAACCTCAGGAGCTGAAGAGCCGCATCGCTCTCAACTCAGCCCGTCTGCTGCAGGAGCAGAGAGTCACCAACGTCCACATTCGACAGATTGCCCAGCACCTGGAGGGCCAGAACGAGCTGCTGCAGATGATGCGACGCTCTCAGGAGGCACAGGCATTTGCCCAGGAAAGACAGGCCCAGGCCCTGGAAGGTACCCAGGCTGCCCTGCTAGCATTAGTGCAGATGCTCAGGCCTGCCCTGAAAGACCTGCGCAAATTCCTGCAGAGTGGGACAGAGGTCGCAAATTCCAGCAGCTTGGCAGCAGGAGCAACAGCTGACGGAGCTGGaacagaggagcagagcaggCCTAAAACACCTCCACCGCCTCCACAACAAGCTGAGGAGACACAAtaa